The window ATCAAAAATTGGTTTTGAAAAAGGgaatgaattcttttttaagttaatttttttCCGTTGgtagtttgatatatatatatatatatatacacacagtTGTAAGAAGAACTTGGGTTTGcacaatttaaaataaagaaaacataatagaGGATTAAGATTTTAAAAGTTGATTAATTAAGGAAATGAAAAGGACTTTCAAGATAAATTGACATTGGGgttttcatttataaaaaattgGCCTCATCTTTCAAAACTAGTCTTTTATGACCACTTTTTTATATGAAAATGAATAGTCATAGatataacaattagatttaaagtattaatatattttgtaacatttaaaaaactactaatataaaaaaaatctttcaaaatttcttttaaaaatatcaccatatatttaattattatataaattagaACAAAATATCCAAAAAAAACTCCAACTccaagtttattttttttttggtttataaataaatttgattacTTTTATAATCATTGTATTGGTAAGAAATCTCaataaattataacaaaatatattttgtgaTAAAAATTAGATCATTACAAAATTGATAAACACGAAGTAACAAAATTTGACAcacaataattaaattattttcttaaaaacgTTCAATgatcaaaagtttttttttttttttaaagaaacttTAATTGTTTGGATTTTCATTAGTTGATTTGGTTaacaagttttctttttctcttttgctttctaaataaataaaatatagtcATCAAACCTAACTTTTCTTTCttaaacaaaagaaataataatagtaaacaCAAAATAAGAAGTGAAACCTTGTAGTGCTTTAAATTAAAGTTTATGGTGTAAAAATGAGCCCCAACCAAAACaaatatcaaacaaatatatttattgACATAATcggaatatattttaaaaatattattcttatatattctttcaatttatctattttaatttatttatatatagaatTGTAATATGTGATTATTATCGATAAAATATCAATATCCTATACAAactaataatattataataaataaagtaaaatatataaataatgtaaataaattaaattaaaaattaaagaaaagaagtttTTTTACTAACTctaatttatttgaaattttgatcAAAATGTGTCACGCACTAAATACCTTTATTTATAGATAAAATGACAAGTAGTGATAACTTACATAAACACTAATAGTGTGTCATATCGAGACATGAACAACAAATTGAGTAGTTATAAATTGTCGTACTAAGAAAGAACATCTTTTTAATACATATTAttgtaatatttataatattttaataatttaggATAGAATTATTTGAATTGTGATAAGTCAAAAGTTTGGTAAACATCGTTTTCGCAATCTAGTCTAGATTTTCTCAATATTTGAAGATCCAAATTGACTACGTCTTTTCCTTGTTGATTTCATCTTGAAAGTTACACTTGTGCTCAAAAAGCGGGTAAgattattttataaaagaaaaaaaaaacaatttttaatttctaaaattgatttttttttataccaCATGAATTAGCTAAGTAGGTTTAGTTTTGTTCTCCAATAAAACACTGGATTCTTAGTTAAATGAATATTACTTTAATTTGACTATCACAATGCATAGTCTCTTTTTGTATGCCTTAGTTACTATGACATACTTATTTTTATAGTAGAAATAGCTACTGTCTTCTGCAATCTAAAAACTCAGCTAGTAGCCGTATTACCCAAAGTAAAAACATGTTAGatacaatatatatttttatgtttattgtCATGTACATGTACCCACTCTCGTTTGGATCTACAATATTTGCTTTTGTACTAGTCATGACATACATTAGGCTATATGCAGATGTAGTTGAAGCATACGAAATTCATAATGTAAGAGTTACCTAAAATCTTGTGTGGCACCAGATACTTCTGAAATTCACCAATGCGCATAAAATTATCGAATTTTATAAATCATTGTTTGGGGAGCTTGTTGAACAAGCAGTATGAAGTTTTGCAACCATGTACTATGAATTCATGTGGTTGTACCCCATAAATGTCTTCCTCTAAATCACAATGAAAAAACACTGCCTTCACATCAATCTATTTGAAAAGCGACATATCTTCTACTAGTACTATCGAAGTTCTAACACTATTTAGTTTAACTACTAtagaaaaaatttcattaattaaagtCAATATCTTCTATACGTTAGAACTTGTTTTTACTACAACTTTTGTATCTTTTACTTTTATCGAATTTTTGTTTGACTCTCATCCTTTTTACTCTATTTTTACTCCAAATCATACTTTTTTAAAAGACTTTAATTCACATTGCATCTTATAACttgtaccaattttttttttatttctttcattgGCATCCACATATGGATTTAATATGATTTATATTTTTGGGTAGCATCACATCAATGTTGAATGGACACTTCAAATACCGTGGCCCCATTTTGCAAGTTGTTTTGACGGTGGATATTCAAATCATACAATCGTcagaaaattattgaaataaaagtagcccccccccccccccccccccccccccaccacatagctttaaattttatttatttactcattTACTAATTTTGTCTCAACTTGGGGTATCTTTCATGCCATAGGATAATGATTTTGACaccattttaatttatttataaacctAATTAAGGTCACGTTTAATTAATTACCATTAATCAAAAAGGAAATGCCTTCATTTGTGTgcatcaattttctttttcttctaattttacaAGTTTATCTTATTTGTACGTTAAGTTATTTCtcattttaaataaatgttatcaaaagtttttcttttcaacaatTCTTCTTTctcatatatttatataaaagtaTGAGATATGAGTTTAGGATTCTTCTCTCCTAAACCAGGGTTCAAGTACTTTAGACGATTCGGTCTTTGTCGTTTGGAGTGCAATTATTTCTCTTTAGAGATTCATAAAAGCCTTAAGCTTGTGGGTGaggtaaatttaaaattatatattggCTTGAATATAAGACATCTCGAAGAATCAACCTACTAACCGCATCATCTTAAATCACAAATTGACTCATATATAACAATTTACGATTATAGGCCCAAACATTAAATAAGCTATAATAATCCACGTTATAACACCCAAGATAAGTCGGGGGTCTAAACGCcttctaatttttttgttgTATATTTACAAGTCGGTTCAAAGTCCCCAAATTTGACTAGATAAATGAAGGGTCAACAACAGTAAAGTAGGCACGAGGGGatttctattaaaatagaacaAGATCATATATTTGTAGCTACAGTATGAGATAAAAACAAATTAACCTACTATATAAGACCATTAAGATTGAAGATCAAAGAGGCGAACAAAGATGAGAAACCACCATTTCCTCATTGTATGTTTCCCTGTTCATGGCCATCTAAACCCTTCCCTTGAATTAGCTCATCGTCTCACAGACTTAGGCCATTATGTCACCTTTGCCACCACCGTCACTGGAAGCCACAAAATCACCACCGTCGccaacaacaacaaaaagaaaaccaCCACCTTGTTATCTTTCACTACTCTCTCTGATGGCTCTGATGAACAAAGAACCCCCAACAAATCCACTCGCAACACCACCCAATTCTTCGATAATCTCAAGCTTCATGGCTCTCGATCTCTCACGAATCTATTCATTTCAAACCAACAATCTCATAACCCTTTCACTTTTGTAATTTACTCCCTTTTGTTCCATTGGGTTGCTGATGTAGCCACTTCTTTTCACATCCCATCAGCTCTTCTTTTTGTTCAACCAGCTACCCTTTTAGTTTTGTATTACTATTACTTTCATGGCTATGGTGATACAATTCCTAACAAAAAATTACAAGGTTTGCCTTTGCTTTCTACTAATGACATGCCGTCTTTCCTTTTCCCTTCTTGCCCTCATGCTTGTCTTCTCCCTTTGTTCAAACAACAAATTGAAGTACTCCTTGACCAAAAAAGTCAACCAAAAGTAGTACTAGTCAACACTTTTGATGCCCTTGAGAGCCAAGCCTTGGAATTAGCGATTGATGGGTTAAAAATCTTGGGAATTGGACCCTTGATCCCTAATTTTGTTTCGTTTGATGGGAGTAATATTTATCATGATGATTGTATTGAATGGTTGAACTCTAAACCAAATTCTTCCGTGGTTTACGTTTCTTTCGGATCTATTTGTGTGTTGAGTAATACACAAAAAGATGAGATTTTGTATGCTTTGTTGGAAAGTGGATTTACATTTTTATGGGTAATGATAAGTGGAGATCAAAAGGAAGGGAAAGATGAATGTTGTGATTTATTACTACAAGGGCAAGGGAAGATTGTGAGTTGGTGTAGACAAATTGAAGTGTTGAAACATCCTTCGTTAGGTTGTTTTATGAGTCATTGTGGTTGGAATTCAACATTAGAAAGCTTGAGTTTTGGGTTGCCAATGGTGGCTTTTCCTCAACAAGTAGATCAACTTACTAATGCTAAGCTTGTGGAAGATGTGTGGAAGGTGGGAGTAAGAGTGAAGGCTAACTTAGAAGGGATTATagagaaggaagaaattagGAAGTGTTTGGAGTTGATCATGGGTAGATCAAGAGATGATGAACAAAGGAGAGAGGGCATTGTGGAAAATGCCAAAAAGTGGAAAAATTTGGCTTCACAAGCTATTGGTGAAGGTGGTACATCATCCTTCAATCTTAAATCTTTTGTTGCAAATATTGATAAAATTAGtgggtgattttttttttccttttcatttctctactaaaagaaattcaaataaATAAGATTTAGATGGAAAGTGTAATGTttataaatcaataaaattactTGACCCTATATACTTGTTTCAAAACAATAACACAAATGGActatattcaaatttaaatcgtTTAAATCTAATTGAGGTAACATAAAATATCTCAAtctattttataatatttttttcaataaaagaaagaaagaaagttatGCTTGAGGTTATTGCATTTAGTGGCCAATTGAATAGACTGGCCAATGTATGGAGATTCGCAAGGCTGAATACTTGATGGGagatttaaatatattatcTTAAACTTGGGGAAATTAAAAAGATATTGTAACGACTTGaagtaaaattattaaaatattatatatatatatatatatatatatatatatatatatatatatatggactagttgcaaatgtagtaattatattcaaaataattaagtatatagaaatatttttaaaaaaattgtaaatatagcaagatttgtcaaaatctatcaatgatagaagtctatcaccgatagaccatgtagcaaatgttggtccaTCACTGATAAACCGTAGGAATCTATCAACGACAAAAgctatcatcgatagattttgctatatttacaaattttttaaaatgttgctacatagttaataattattctaacgattgctatccattctaattaccctatatatatatatatatatatatatatatatatatatatatatataatttcccTATTTTTAAATTGTGAACACAAACTTCGTTACTTTGAAAATAGcacaaattagaaaataaactaaaaatatgACACAAAgataaaacatttataaaaatagcaaattttaattgataatttttttttaaatgttgaatTTATCCTTTAATGACTATGAAAT is drawn from Cucumis melo cultivar AY chromosome 11, USDA_Cmelo_AY_1.0, whole genome shotgun sequence and contains these coding sequences:
- the LOC103497667 gene encoding UDP-glycosyltransferase 75C1-like is translated as MRNHHFLIVCFPVHGHLNPSLELAHRLTDLGHYVTFATTVTGSHKITTVANNNKKKTTTLLSFTTLSDGSDEQRTPNKSTRNTTQFFDNLKLHGSRSLTNLFISNQQSHNPFTFVIYSLLFHWVADVATSFHIPSALLFVQPATLLVLYYYYFHGYGDTIPNKKLQGLPLLSTNDMPSFLFPSCPHACLLPLFKQQIEVLLDQKSQPKVVLVNTFDALESQALELAIDGLKILGIGPLIPNFVSFDGSNIYHDDCIEWLNSKPNSSVVYVSFGSICVLSNTQKDEILYALLESGFTFLWVMISGDQKEGKDECCDLLLQGQGKIVSWCRQIEVLKHPSLGCFMSHCGWNSTLESLSFGLPMVAFPQQVDQLTNAKLVEDVWKVGVRVKANLEGIIEKEEIRKCLELIMGRSRDDEQRREGIVENAKKWKNLASQAIGEGGTSSFNLKSFVANIDKISG